A region from the Sphingomonas flavescens genome encodes:
- a CDS encoding phage tail assembly chaperone: protein MLEFGQGAARLSGAAALLLGWRPEEFWNATPAELALALSGPGPAADGPERDVIDALRKRFPDDEISHG from the coding sequence ATGCTTGAGTTTGGCCAAGGCGCGGCGCGGCTGAGCGGCGCCGCGGCGTTGCTGCTTGGCTGGCGGCCCGAAGAATTTTGGAATGCGACTCCGGCGGAGTTGGCGCTTGCACTGAGCGGGCCGGGCCCAGCGGCCGATGGGCCGGAGCGAGATGTGATTGACGCGCTGCGGAAGCGCTTTCCTGATGATGAGATAAGCCATGGATGA
- the gp17 gene encoding tail completion protein gp17 produces the protein MAGRSEPALPAAVRTMSAGGNLQSAIAEALAGVDGLTGVFDGPPARAAFPYAALDATTETDWSHKSAEGREVLVAITLWDDQPVRLHALADAVETRLQALGEVQEWQLVSMRLMRRRVVRDVAGPWAAAVDFRARMLALS, from the coding sequence ATGGCTGGTCGATCCGAACCTGCGCTTCCTGCAGCGGTTCGCACGATGAGCGCGGGCGGCAATCTGCAGTCGGCGATCGCGGAGGCGCTGGCGGGAGTCGATGGGCTGACAGGGGTGTTCGACGGTCCGCCGGCTCGCGCGGCATTTCCGTATGCGGCGCTCGACGCGACGACGGAGACCGACTGGAGCCACAAGAGCGCTGAGGGGCGCGAGGTGCTGGTCGCGATCACCTTGTGGGACGACCAACCGGTGCGGCTGCATGCGTTGGCCGATGCGGTTGAGACACGGCTGCAGGCGCTTGGCGAAGTGCAAGAGTGGCAGCTGGTTTCGATGCGGCTGATGCGGCGGCGGGTGGTGCGCGATGTGGCGGGACCCTGGGCCGCGGCGGTCGATTTTCGCGCGCGGATGCTCGCGCTTTCCTGA
- a CDS encoding gene transfer agent family protein gives MSVHANIHRGEASLDVGGERLLLRPSFSALVAAEEELGSLFALVERAAEGGLKLQEIAALFDHLSRGRAAGITRERIGDAVVERGLAGVTPTLKLVLTQVLQGR, from the coding sequence GTGAGTGTGCACGCCAATATTCACCGAGGGGAGGCGAGCCTCGACGTAGGCGGCGAGCGATTGCTGCTGCGGCCGAGCTTCAGCGCGCTGGTGGCCGCCGAGGAGGAGCTTGGGTCGCTGTTCGCGCTGGTTGAACGAGCGGCCGAGGGTGGGCTGAAGCTGCAGGAGATTGCGGCGCTGTTCGATCATTTGTCGCGGGGACGCGCCGCGGGGATCACGCGAGAGCGGATTGGCGATGCGGTTGTCGAGCGCGGCCTGGCAGGCGTGACTCCGACCCTGAAGCTGGTGCTGACACAGGTTTTGCAAGGGCGCTGA
- a CDS encoding peptidoglycan endopeptidase, with protein MTIDYAARAQALVGARFRPQGRGAEGFDCIGVVAAAFSIPAGQVRADYSLRAQDLSKVKAGLLHQFRRVGADAMQPGDVLLLQPGSRQFHLAVRTARGFVHAHAALRRVVEVPGLPEWPLLGVFRKRRR; from the coding sequence ATGACCATCGATTATGCGGCGCGCGCGCAGGCACTCGTCGGCGCGCGCTTTCGCCCGCAGGGCCGCGGCGCGGAGGGGTTCGATTGTATCGGCGTTGTCGCCGCGGCGTTCTCGATACCGGCGGGGCAAGTCCGTGCGGACTATTCCCTGCGCGCGCAGGACCTGTCCAAGGTCAAGGCCGGCTTGCTGCATCAATTTCGCCGCGTGGGCGCGGACGCCATGCAGCCAGGCGACGTTCTTTTGCTTCAGCCGGGTAGCCGCCAGTTCCATCTCGCCGTCCGGACGGCGCGCGGGTTCGTCCATGCGCACGCGGCACTGCGGCGCGTCGTGGAAGTCCCCGGCCTGCCTGAGTGGCCGCTACTCGGCGTCTTTCGCAAGCGGAGGCGCTGA
- a CDS encoding DUF2460 domain-containing protein, producing the protein MNLWFTQRDAKIVQTHVKRFDPLHWSVDFPRGTIASLVTAADAHGLTVHCEFLGKGDLVGLIWDSEDRHSHPAHARQTSRDYSRCRLTFDWQSEGVVALDEANGPTLTIEGRDKDGNPRSWFVRLWNYAEGTANSATIALDFDALDGGYSLPADADRVDPTRIDRIFISLVAPGYQEGSEERFAEPVSAAVSLKNIRCDGSGSVLTLNDAVVPEHGLRIASAYDDLYNLAPERIVDAIERLGYRKVISHYIGMSHFFGLTGAGKLDAARTFNQPALQWHRDLARACQARGYELIWSLSYEILDMFCPEAWKQRAFDGAAALTGWEPPSVLLSPANVEAIAFLQAVASTLVGISQEAGLRPRVQIGEPWWWVRPDGSICLYDPAARASLGGAPIEIADVREPLNGAQRDLLDAAGAVLAASTSAISEAVKTASPNAETLLLAYLPTVLDPSMPEVRRANLPLGWAKPAFDVLQLEDYEWVTALSAAKRAAAYAVVDARLGYPIGERHYFAGFVANRADRAQWREIAQAAEAAKQAGTGEVFLWALPQVMRDGLTIFGKEQAVAPFEDVIFPIEIGQDASVAPSFSTNVVTSASGFETRNANWAQARLRFDAGPGVRSEAELETLLAFFRARHGSAVAFRFRDPFDHSSNGMTGLPGAFDQQIGSGDGFTQRFPLSKSYGGEEIRRITRPEPGSVRVGVNGVEQASGWTLQEGGAIEFATPPAARASVTAGFSFDVPVRFAQDQIEINRATFMAGEAPSVPLIEVRER; encoded by the coding sequence ATGAATCTTTGGTTCACGCAACGCGACGCGAAGATTGTGCAGACGCATGTGAAGCGATTTGATCCGCTGCACTGGTCAGTGGATTTTCCGCGCGGCACGATCGCAAGCCTTGTGACCGCCGCGGATGCCCATGGCCTGACGGTCCACTGCGAGTTTCTCGGCAAAGGCGATCTGGTCGGTCTGATCTGGGACAGCGAGGACAGGCATTCCCATCCTGCTCATGCACGACAGACCAGTCGCGACTATTCGCGGTGCCGGCTCACCTTTGATTGGCAGTCGGAAGGTGTCGTTGCGCTGGACGAGGCGAACGGACCGACGTTGACGATCGAGGGCCGGGATAAGGACGGAAACCCGCGGTCCTGGTTCGTGCGACTGTGGAATTATGCCGAAGGCACGGCAAATTCGGCGACGATCGCGCTGGATTTCGATGCCCTCGACGGCGGTTACAGCTTGCCGGCGGATGCCGACCGTGTCGATCCAACCCGCATTGACCGCATCTTCATCAGCCTGGTGGCGCCGGGTTATCAGGAAGGGTCCGAAGAGCGATTTGCCGAGCCCGTATCAGCAGCAGTTAGCCTGAAGAACATCAGGTGCGACGGGTCGGGCAGCGTGCTTACGCTGAACGACGCCGTTGTTCCCGAGCACGGACTTCGGATCGCCTCGGCTTACGACGATCTTTACAATCTGGCACCCGAGCGGATCGTCGATGCGATCGAGCGGCTCGGTTATCGCAAGGTCATCAGCCATTATATTGGGATGAGCCACTTCTTCGGGCTTACCGGCGCTGGCAAATTGGATGCGGCGCGAACCTTCAACCAGCCCGCGCTACAGTGGCATCGCGACCTGGCGCGCGCCTGTCAGGCTCGGGGATACGAGCTGATCTGGTCGCTGTCCTACGAGATCCTCGACATGTTCTGCCCGGAGGCATGGAAGCAGCGTGCTTTCGACGGGGCTGCGGCGCTTACCGGTTGGGAACCGCCGTCGGTGTTGCTGTCGCCGGCAAATGTCGAAGCCATTGCCTTTTTGCAGGCCGTCGCGAGCACGTTGGTCGGCATTTCGCAAGAAGCTGGACTGCGTCCCCGAGTGCAGATCGGGGAACCATGGTGGTGGGTTCGCCCGGACGGTTCGATCTGCCTTTACGATCCCGCGGCGCGGGCGTCGCTGGGAGGCGCGCCGATTGAGATTGCCGACGTGCGCGAGCCGTTGAACGGCGCCCAACGTGATTTGCTCGACGCGGCGGGGGCCGTGCTGGCGGCATCGACCTCGGCGATCAGTGAGGCAGTGAAGACTGCCTCGCCCAACGCCGAGACGCTGCTCCTGGCGTATTTGCCCACTGTACTCGATCCTTCGATGCCCGAAGTGCGGCGCGCGAACCTGCCCCTCGGTTGGGCGAAGCCGGCGTTCGACGTGCTCCAGCTAGAGGATTACGAATGGGTCACCGCACTAAGCGCTGCCAAGCGTGCGGCCGCCTACGCGGTGGTCGACGCGCGGCTCGGCTATCCGATCGGTGAACGTCATTACTTCGCGGGGTTCGTGGCCAACCGAGCCGACCGCGCCCAGTGGCGTGAAATTGCTCAAGCCGCCGAGGCAGCCAAGCAGGCCGGAACGGGCGAAGTGTTTCTGTGGGCGCTTCCGCAAGTGATGCGCGATGGCCTGACCATTTTCGGAAAGGAGCAGGCGGTGGCGCCCTTCGAGGATGTAATCTTCCCAATTGAGATCGGCCAGGACGCAAGTGTCGCGCCGAGCTTTTCGACCAATGTCGTGACGAGCGCGAGCGGATTCGAGACACGCAATGCCAATTGGGCCCAGGCGCGTCTCCGCTTCGATGCCGGCCCCGGGGTAAGAAGCGAGGCCGAACTCGAGACGCTGCTCGCATTCTTTCGGGCACGGCACGGATCGGCCGTGGCGTTCCGCTTTCGAGATCCGTTCGATCATAGTTCGAATGGAATGACGGGCCTTCCCGGCGCGTTCGATCAGCAGATCGGTAGCGGAGATGGATTTACCCAGCGTTTCCCGCTCAGCAAGTCCTACGGTGGCGAGGAGATCCGACGGATTACACGTCCTGAACCTGGCTCCGTTCGCGTGGGGGTAAACGGCGTCGAGCAGGCGAGCGGGTGGACGCTCCAGGAGGGCGGCGCGATCGAATTTGCTACCCCGCCGGCCGCCAGGGCATCGGTCACGGCGGGGTTTTCGTTCGATGTTCCCGTCCGCTTTGCGCAGGATCAAATCGAGATAAATCGCGCGACTTTCATGGCGGGCGAGGCCCCGTCCGTACCATTGATCGAAGTGCGCGAGCGCTGA
- a CDS encoding tail tape measure protein, protein MDEEIERLVVSVRADTAGFARDVQSMRGQLEGPLVAGAGRAGRMIDNALARAVTTGKFGFDDLKKVALSAMNEIAQASLRGLFGSIGGGGVGSSLINGLSGLVSSLLGSPGRATGGPVSAGRSYVVGERGPEVFVPSTGGRIEHVSGAGGRDVRVGITIQSPTPGDPQILRQSSRQVARAIRAAVADQR, encoded by the coding sequence ATGGATGAGGAAATCGAGCGGCTGGTGGTCAGCGTCCGAGCCGACACCGCAGGCTTCGCGCGCGACGTGCAGTCGATGCGTGGACAACTGGAAGGACCGCTGGTCGCCGGTGCCGGCCGAGCCGGGCGGATGATCGACAATGCGCTGGCGCGCGCCGTAACCACAGGCAAATTCGGGTTCGACGATCTGAAGAAAGTCGCGCTATCGGCAATGAACGAGATTGCGCAGGCGTCGCTGCGCGGCTTGTTCGGTTCGATTGGTGGAGGCGGCGTCGGATCGAGCCTGATCAATGGATTGAGCGGCCTCGTATCGTCGCTGCTCGGCTCACCGGGACGAGCAACGGGTGGGCCGGTTAGCGCGGGCCGCAGCTACGTCGTTGGCGAACGCGGACCCGAGGTCTTCGTCCCCTCGACCGGCGGCCGCATCGAGCACGTCAGTGGAGCCGGCGGGCGCGATGTGCGCGTGGGCATCACGATTCAGTCACCGACACCAGGGGACCCGCAGATTTTGCGGCAGTCGAGCCGACAGGTTGCGCGCGCGATCCGCGCCGCGGTGGCGGACCAACGATGA
- a CDS encoding head-tail connector protein, producing the protein MLAEPIITMSEAQAFVRIETGEEEALLAGLIRTASALCEAFINQVAVARDFELDVPASSAWVRLPVTPVRAITNVAIVDAAGATPIPSDQYAADIDFNGDGWVRMLSGDATRLRVAGRAGMGESQNGIPEPIRQGVLRLIAHMFTARDNAAGGEPPAAVTALWRPYRRMRLA; encoded by the coding sequence ATGCTGGCAGAGCCGATCATCACGATGAGCGAGGCGCAGGCCTTCGTCCGGATCGAAACGGGAGAAGAAGAGGCCCTGCTTGCGGGGCTGATCAGGACGGCGAGCGCGTTGTGCGAGGCGTTCATCAACCAGGTTGCGGTGGCGCGCGATTTCGAACTCGATGTGCCGGCAAGCAGCGCCTGGGTGCGGCTCCCGGTCACGCCGGTACGCGCCATCACCAATGTGGCAATTGTCGATGCCGCGGGAGCGACGCCGATCCCGTCGGACCAGTATGCCGCGGACATCGACTTCAACGGCGATGGCTGGGTGAGGATGCTGTCGGGAGATGCCACGCGGCTAAGGGTTGCGGGCCGTGCCGGAATGGGGGAAAGTCAGAACGGGATTCCCGAGCCGATCCGGCAGGGAGTCCTGCGCTTGATCGCGCACATGTTCACGGCGCGCGATAACGCAGCCGGCGGGGAGCCGCCGGCGGCGGTGACCGCGTTGTGGCGGCCGTATCGCCGAATGAGGTTGGCGTGA
- a CDS encoding DUF2163 domain-containing protein: MSIADGELTSIAFCWALERSDGAGVALTSHDRVLARADVIYDPAPGMVPASIKRTLGLSPDSSEISGALSADALDEADFALGRWDGARISATAHDWEQMDLGPLALLSGEIGSVSIEGDGFSVEVSGAAAQLDRPVCPSTSAECRADFGDKSCRVDLAGRTLRAAVAGVDGTSLSLDRVVEDRFFMGRLRYLSGDNCGAITTILGVDEDRLIVRDLPRGALGEGCVVELREGCDKRLATCATRFDNAANFRGEPHLPGTDLLTRYPGA; the protein is encoded by the coding sequence ATGAGCATTGCCGATGGGGAACTGACGAGCATCGCCTTTTGCTGGGCGTTGGAGCGGAGTGACGGCGCGGGTGTGGCGCTGACTAGTCACGATCGGGTGCTCGCGCGGGCAGATGTAATCTACGATCCTGCGCCGGGAATGGTGCCGGCGTCGATCAAGCGGACACTGGGACTGAGCCCGGACAGTAGCGAGATCAGCGGTGCTTTGAGCGCAGACGCTTTGGATGAAGCAGATTTTGCCCTTGGGCGGTGGGACGGCGCGAGGATTAGCGCGACCGCCCATGACTGGGAGCAAATGGACCTTGGCCCGTTAGCGTTGCTGAGCGGCGAGATCGGTAGCGTCTCGATCGAGGGCGACGGCTTTTCCGTGGAAGTCAGCGGAGCAGCGGCCCAACTCGACCGGCCGGTGTGTCCATCGACCTCAGCTGAATGCCGTGCGGATTTTGGAGACAAAAGTTGCCGCGTGGATTTGGCGGGCCGGACACTTCGCGCGGCGGTCGCGGGCGTTGACGGGACGAGCTTGAGCCTCGATCGCGTTGTCGAGGATCGGTTCTTCATGGGCCGGCTGCGATACCTAAGTGGGGACAATTGCGGTGCCATCACGACCATTCTTGGCGTGGACGAAGATCGCCTAATCGTTCGCGATTTGCCCCGCGGCGCTTTGGGCGAGGGTTGCGTCGTCGAACTTCGTGAGGGGTGCGACAAAAGGCTCGCGACGTGCGCAACGCGTTTTGACAACGCCGCCAACTTCCGCGGCGAGCCGCATCTGCCCGGCACCGACCTGCTGACCCGCTACCCGGGAGCCTGA
- a CDS encoding phage major tail protein, TP901-1 family produces MAAERGSAFLLKIGDGAASPSFATVAGLKTTQLSINGDAVAITNKGSGGWRELLSGAGVRSVSVAASGIFTGSAAEAQVKSLALSGVLQSYELSFESGDRMRGSFLVTRLEYAGDFNGERNYTLALESSGEVAAL; encoded by the coding sequence ATGGCGGCGGAACGCGGCAGCGCATTCCTGCTCAAGATCGGCGATGGCGCGGCGAGCCCGAGCTTCGCGACGGTCGCGGGCCTCAAGACCACGCAATTGTCAATCAACGGCGATGCGGTAGCGATCACCAACAAAGGCAGCGGCGGGTGGCGCGAGCTACTGTCTGGTGCGGGCGTGCGGTCGGTGTCGGTGGCGGCGAGCGGCATCTTCACCGGCAGCGCGGCGGAGGCGCAAGTGAAGAGCCTTGCGCTCAGCGGCGTGCTGCAGAGCTATGAGCTGAGCTTTGAAAGCGGCGACCGGATGCGGGGAAGCTTCCTTGTCACGCGGCTGGAATATGCCGGTGATTTCAACGGCGAGCGCAATTACACGCTCGCGCTGGAAAGCTCCGGCGAGGTCGCTGCGCTGTGA
- a CDS encoding phage head closure protein, whose product MTEFAGTLRERIVIERPVSSRNAMGLQEPGWETVCRCLASVVLETVGPESEAQALSAMPRYRVTIRQRDGVELDQRVRWNGRSLAVRQILDDPRARDRIVMRCEEVRG is encoded by the coding sequence GTGACGGAGTTCGCGGGGACGCTGCGCGAGCGGATCGTGATCGAGCGGCCGGTATCGTCGCGCAACGCGATGGGGCTGCAGGAGCCGGGCTGGGAGACGGTCTGCCGGTGCCTAGCCTCGGTCGTGCTCGAAACCGTCGGTCCGGAAAGCGAAGCGCAGGCGCTGAGCGCCATGCCGCGATATCGCGTGACCATTCGTCAGCGCGACGGCGTGGAGCTCGACCAGCGCGTGCGCTGGAACGGGCGCAGCCTCGCGGTGCGGCAGATTCTCGACGATCCGCGCGCCAGAGACCGGATCGTCATGCGATGCGAAGAGGTGCGGGGATGA
- a CDS encoding phage tail protein, whose protein sequence is MATLVFSTIGTALGGPAGSAIGALIGQSIDQQLLAPPRRGPRVGDLAVQTSSYGTQVPRIYGAMRVAGSVIWSTDLVETAAIGGAKGQPDVAYTYSVSLAVAVSSRPVSSIGRIWADGKLLRGAAGDFKVDTKFRFHNGDEDQDVDPLIAASEGITTTPAYRGMAVCVFEDLALAEFGNRLPFLTFEVVADPEPPALGDVLNDASAGRIYSNSQRSLPGFAAYGRSIRDAVEPIVSTFDVDLWDDGEVLRSPPPFEAPVRIEELGKGAEDRAVAQFKREQVPARSLPSSLRLTHYDPARDYQTGEARSSIGAPGMDEQREITAALSVKEAKGLANTMLARAWAERDHLTLRLPTARMTLGPGAIVTLPLAPPRWRVESVTLEALVTVLELRPAFRSVGALPADGGQIAVNSDNLTGPLTIALFDVPDPFEASDEPSLLLAVSGTGDWKARVMELRVGAAERVVSTPRRKSILGRSLGSLPTGTPHLLDLINGVDVQLIDEEQVLLNCDDDALAAGSNAAILGRELIQFGQAEALGGGRYRLSRLLRGRGGTEWAGATHEAGEPFCLLQSGAVERVGLSRANLGAMVEARIGEASASAKLLGEALRPPSPVGLSVEKSAGEDVLIRWTRRSRTGFGWADGVDTPLGEASEQYRIILSSPTQRLELSSTEPRLAVERMTMALLGTGPFTAEVQQVGDYAVSRAVQITFS, encoded by the coding sequence TTGGCGACATTAGTTTTCAGTACGATCGGAACCGCCCTTGGCGGGCCGGCGGGAAGCGCCATCGGTGCGCTCATCGGGCAGTCGATTGACCAGCAGCTGCTGGCGCCGCCGAGGCGAGGTCCGCGCGTTGGTGATCTCGCCGTGCAAACGTCGAGCTACGGCACGCAGGTGCCACGCATTTACGGCGCGATGCGCGTTGCCGGCAGTGTGATCTGGTCAACTGATCTCGTCGAAACGGCGGCGATCGGCGGCGCCAAGGGGCAGCCGGATGTGGCCTACACTTACTCGGTTTCACTAGCCGTCGCAGTGTCGTCACGACCTGTTTCGTCCATCGGCCGAATCTGGGCGGACGGGAAATTGCTTCGGGGAGCGGCAGGCGACTTCAAGGTCGACACCAAGTTTCGCTTTCACAATGGCGATGAAGATCAGGACGTCGATCCGCTGATCGCGGCCAGCGAAGGGATTACGACCACGCCGGCCTATCGCGGCATGGCCGTTTGCGTGTTCGAGGATCTGGCGCTTGCCGAGTTCGGGAATCGGCTGCCGTTCTTGACCTTCGAGGTGGTGGCAGATCCCGAACCGCCGGCGCTCGGAGATGTGCTGAACGACGCCTCTGCTGGGCGAATTTACAGCAACAGCCAGCGATCGCTGCCAGGCTTCGCCGCTTATGGGCGTTCGATACGTGATGCCGTGGAACCGATCGTCTCGACGTTCGACGTCGACCTGTGGGACGATGGCGAGGTGCTTCGTTCGCCGCCTCCGTTCGAAGCGCCGGTGCGCATCGAAGAGCTTGGAAAGGGGGCGGAAGATCGGGCAGTGGCCCAATTCAAGCGTGAGCAAGTGCCGGCACGGTCGCTGCCGAGCTCGCTTCGCCTGACCCATTACGATCCAGCGCGAGATTACCAGACTGGCGAGGCGCGTTCGAGCATCGGGGCGCCGGGTATGGACGAGCAGCGCGAAATTACCGCCGCGCTCTCCGTGAAGGAAGCGAAAGGACTGGCGAACACGATGCTGGCGCGGGCCTGGGCGGAGCGTGATCACCTGACGCTCCGACTGCCCACCGCCAGAATGACCCTAGGTCCGGGCGCGATTGTCACACTGCCGTTGGCGCCGCCGCGCTGGCGGGTGGAAAGTGTGACACTCGAGGCTTTGGTTACGGTCCTCGAATTGCGTCCCGCGTTCAGAAGTGTCGGCGCTTTGCCAGCCGACGGTGGCCAGATCGCGGTGAATTCAGACAATTTGACTGGGCCTTTGACGATTGCGCTGTTCGATGTTCCTGACCCCTTTGAGGCTTCCGACGAACCTTCGCTGTTACTCGCGGTATCGGGCACGGGAGACTGGAAGGCGCGCGTGATGGAACTGCGAGTCGGGGCAGCCGAAAGGGTCGTCAGCACCCCACGCAGGAAGAGCATTCTCGGCCGCTCGCTTGGAAGCCTGCCGACTGGTACGCCGCATCTGCTGGACCTGATAAATGGGGTCGATGTCCAGCTCATCGACGAGGAACAGGTCCTTCTCAATTGCGACGATGACGCGCTGGCAGCGGGTTCCAACGCCGCGATATTGGGACGCGAGTTGATCCAGTTCGGACAGGCCGAAGCTTTAGGCGGCGGCCGATACCGTCTCAGCCGCCTCCTGCGCGGCCGCGGCGGTACCGAATGGGCGGGCGCGACGCACGAAGCGGGCGAGCCTTTCTGCTTGCTGCAGAGCGGTGCCGTCGAGCGCGTCGGACTTTCACGGGCGAACTTGGGAGCGATGGTCGAAGCCCGCATTGGGGAGGCGAGCGCAAGCGCGAAACTTCTCGGTGAAGCGCTACGACCGCCGAGCCCGGTCGGATTAAGCGTCGAAAAATCGGCTGGCGAGGATGTGCTGATCCGCTGGACAAGGCGGAGCCGCACGGGTTTTGGCTGGGCGGATGGCGTCGACACGCCGCTGGGCGAGGCGAGCGAGCAATACCGGATCATCTTGTCGTCGCCGACGCAGCGGCTCGAGCTTTCATCAACCGAACCGCGGTTGGCGGTTGAGCGGATGACGATGGCGTTGCTGGGCACTGGTCCTTTCACTGCCGAGGTTCAG
- a CDS encoding glycosyl hydrolase family 28-related protein, protein MAELFQPKFVDLVRNNTTTTGTADFVVGAATMGFTSFTAACAVGDQFYYSAIGIDKPTEREVGRGTMLSGGVIRRDPIGGPRTDFSNGAKSIALIAAAEWFAKVQADAAAPSRAALAASPSAKMAAILTEPGHEGLFTWTGGNQSALVAADSAQGVVVAPFSDPSGASGVWVRKYSGPLNVRWFGATGDGATDDGAAFLSAIRWLAAMTVNSTAYNRASARLFVPTGHYFLGTTTLDITQTLIVEGESSGMMGTAQGTKLRWAAGATGIRVQRYNTSLAGTVDATTHFGGDGAVLRGLALSGGYSGVEGEFHGIHAKARVRIEHCAVENFQGDGLFVEASAGAGAPTEGNANLCHIIGGSFRGNRNGLFLSGADANISSVIGVDASVNRRWGIFDRSFLGNSYFGCHAEANGIVPGSLATIVSYNGNRYCVRKDQGAGASTNAPTGSAADNSWWYYLGAGGPSAGLNIPAWTSGASYRDGGAYRSDGGGNANNLWSGCYIEGGQGFAQIDGPALVCGGSMRPNVRGVPVLFATSSAIASTGNIAGTNGNFAGTDHSFGNDSAIDPVINLRTGATESGFYSWRNGALDGYFRNVLGTYYINGVNGVRLRCGGLEIAEISAAGMSVTGGLLGYGSGAGGTVTQVTSKSTGVLLNKACGQIVTSGASLAAGASVSFTVSNSLVAGSDVVTLALAGGAAAAGSYAYQVDKVSAGSFVVAIKNVSAGSLAEALTFNFAVGKAVAA, encoded by the coding sequence ATGGCGGAGCTCTTCCAGCCCAAGTTCGTCGATCTTGTGCGCAACAACACGACCACGACCGGCACCGCCGATTTCGTGGTGGGCGCGGCGACGATGGGCTTCACCAGCTTCACCGCCGCCTGCGCGGTGGGCGACCAATTCTATTATTCGGCCATTGGCATCGACAAGCCGACCGAGCGCGAAGTCGGCCGCGGGACGATGCTGTCCGGGGGCGTCATCCGGCGCGACCCGATCGGCGGTCCGCGAACGGATTTCAGCAACGGCGCCAAGTCGATCGCGCTGATTGCGGCGGCCGAATGGTTTGCCAAGGTCCAGGCCGACGCTGCCGCACCGAGCCGCGCGGCACTGGCTGCATCGCCATCCGCGAAGATGGCTGCGATCCTGACCGAGCCCGGGCATGAAGGGCTTTTCACGTGGACAGGCGGAAATCAGTCAGCCCTCGTCGCAGCCGATAGCGCGCAGGGCGTCGTGGTCGCGCCCTTCAGCGATCCAAGCGGCGCGTCAGGCGTCTGGGTGCGCAAATATTCGGGACCGTTGAATGTCCGCTGGTTCGGCGCAACGGGCGACGGCGCGACGGACGACGGCGCAGCCTTTCTCAGTGCGATCCGCTGGCTGGCCGCGATGACGGTCAACAGCACCGCCTATAATCGCGCCTCCGCCAGGCTTTTCGTGCCTACCGGTCATTATTTTCTCGGCACGACGACGCTCGACATCACGCAGACGCTCATCGTTGAGGGCGAAAGCAGCGGGATGATGGGCACGGCGCAGGGTACGAAGTTGCGGTGGGCGGCCGGTGCGACAGGCATCCGCGTGCAGCGCTATAACACGTCGCTTGCCGGTACCGTGGATGCGACGACCCACTTCGGCGGCGATGGCGCCGTCCTCCGCGGGCTTGCGCTGTCCGGCGGCTATTCGGGCGTCGAGGGCGAATTCCATGGCATTCACGCGAAGGCGCGAGTTCGCATCGAGCATTGCGCGGTCGAGAACTTCCAAGGCGACGGCCTGTTCGTCGAAGCCAGCGCAGGGGCTGGAGCGCCGACGGAAGGCAATGCCAACCTTTGCCACATCATTGGCGGGTCGTTTCGCGGCAATCGCAACGGACTTTTTCTGTCCGGCGCGGATGCGAACATCAGTTCGGTCATCGGCGTCGACGCGAGCGTCAATCGGCGTTGGGGCATCTTCGACCGATCGTTCCTGGGCAACAGCTATTTCGGTTGTCACGCCGAAGCGAACGGCATCGTGCCGGGGTCGTTGGCGACCATCGTTAGCTACAACGGGAACCGGTATTGCGTTCGCAAGGATCAGGGTGCGGGCGCATCGACGAATGCGCCGACCGGCAGCGCGGCGGACAACAGCTGGTGGTACTATCTTGGTGCCGGCGGGCCATCGGCGGGGCTGAACATTCCCGCCTGGACGTCGGGAGCGTCCTATCGCGACGGCGGCGCCTATCGGTCCGACGGCGGCGGCAACGCGAACAATTTGTGGTCGGGCTGCTACATCGAAGGCGGGCAAGGCTTCGCGCAGATCGACGGGCCGGCGCTGGTGTGCGGAGGCTCGATGCGCCCGAACGTTAGGGGCGTGCCGGTGCTGTTCGCCACCTCCAGCGCCATCGCGTCGACCGGCAATATCGCGGGAACGAATGGTAATTTCGCCGGTACCGATCATAGCTTCGGTAACGACAGCGCGATCGACCCCGTCATCAATTTGCGCACCGGCGCTACGGAGAGCGGCTTCTATTCGTGGCGCAATGGCGCGCTGGACGGTTATTTCCGCAACGTCCTCGGCACCTATTACATCAACGGCGTGAACGGGGTTCGCCTGCGTTGCGGCGGGCTGGAGATCGCGGAGATCAGCGCGGCAGGGATGAGCGTAACCGGCGGGCTGCTGGGTTACGGCAGTGGTGCCGGCGGAACGGTCACGCAGGTGACGAGTAAGTCGACCGGCGTATTGCTGAATAAGGCGTGCGGCCAGATCGTCACGAGCGGAGCGTCGCTGGCGGCCGGCGCGTCGGTGTCTTTCACGGTGAGCAACAGCCTGGTGGCGGGCAGCGACGTTGTGACGCTGGCGCTGGCGGGCGGCGCTGCAGCGGCGGGCAGCTACGCTTACCAGGTCGACAAAGTGAGCGCGGGTTCATTCGTGGTTGCGATCAAAAATGTGTCCGCCGGGTCCTTAGCCGAGGCGCTGACCTTCAACTTTGCCGTTGGCAAGGCGGTAGCGGCATGA